In one window of Poriferisphaera corsica DNA:
- a CDS encoding GntR family transcriptional regulator — MSIGPETTPEKLPGKDLPRYAAVRAMLQEKIISGEYALGQQIPTELALCKHYNLSRKTVHRAINELVADGFLFRRRGSGTFVKFKRSTEQKNLIGVLTSLNTIGYGAYDQIIESIQTEAKKQGYEILLYNNRQDSKTAYEQAAQLNKQKAIGSLFFPIQHTPNPNNLQIIQMLRNTGQHVVVLDMLLDDCDDPDVSFVTAQNDEGVYQLTKHLIEKGYKRIAFLTGDSTVYTINQREQGFRRGMSEAGLPIPNEYFLMTAPREVSSQGIQEIQVLLAMRQPPEVIICLHDMIALNILNYCQENNIDVPNTIAIAGFDDLEPAAKSTPSLTTVHQPLNEIGRTAFNLLIDKLNITGDDQRHIELPCDLIVRDSC, encoded by the coding sequence ATGAGTATCGGCCCCGAGACAACACCGGAAAAACTACCAGGCAAAGATCTCCCGAGATATGCTGCTGTACGTGCAATGCTTCAAGAGAAAATCATCTCAGGAGAGTACGCGCTCGGTCAGCAGATCCCAACCGAGCTTGCGCTCTGCAAGCATTACAACCTCTCACGTAAGACCGTTCATCGTGCAATTAATGAGCTTGTTGCAGATGGTTTTCTTTTCCGTCGCCGAGGCTCAGGCACATTCGTTAAATTCAAACGCTCTACGGAGCAAAAGAATCTCATCGGCGTTCTAACTTCACTCAACACCATTGGCTACGGTGCTTATGATCAAATCATCGAATCCATCCAAACCGAGGCAAAAAAGCAAGGCTACGAAATTCTTCTTTACAATAATCGCCAAGACTCGAAAACCGCATATGAGCAAGCAGCTCAGCTCAATAAACAGAAAGCGATCGGCTCACTTTTCTTTCCGATTCAGCACACCCCTAATCCCAATAACCTGCAAATCATTCAGATGCTGCGTAATACCGGGCAGCACGTTGTCGTTCTCGATATGCTGCTAGATGACTGTGATGATCCCGATGTCTCATTTGTCACAGCACAAAATGATGAAGGTGTTTATCAACTCACCAAGCACCTCATCGAAAAAGGTTACAAGCGCATTGCCTTTCTCACAGGTGATTCCACCGTGTATACCATCAATCAGCGCGAGCAAGGGTTTCGTCGCGGGATGTCAGAGGCAGGTTTGCCCATCCCAAACGAGTATTTCCTCATGACCGCACCACGTGAAGTCTCTTCACAAGGCATACAAGAGATCCAAGTCCTTCTTGCAATGCGCCAGCCACCCGAAGTGATCATCTGTCTTCATGATATGATTGCATTGAACATTTTGAACTACTGCCAAGAAAACAATATTGACGTGCCTAATACTATTGCCATAGCAGGATTCGATGACCTTGAACCCGCCGCAAAATCGACCCCTTCGCTCACCACAGTACATCAGCCTTTAAATGAGATTGGTCGTACAGCATTCAATTTATTGATCGATAAACTCAATATTACAGGCGATGATCAGCGTCATATTGAATTGCCATGCGATCTGATTGTGCGCGATTCCTGCTAA
- a CDS encoding OPT family oligopeptide transporter, with product MAMHQHDRGHHKNEPYIPASASLTEITVRAILLGISLSILLGAANVYLGLKAGITVAASIPAAVVSMAVLKMFKNSNILENNIVQTAASAGESLAAGVIFTIPALVILGIWDSFHYWETTLIAALGGVIGVFFTVPLRRSLIEQNKLQYPEGVATAEVLKVGDQGAGAKSLLGGGIIGALFKLGDSGFRLWTGIWEFAKPVQGSVFYFGINLSPALIAVGYIVGLNIATLVFIGGAINWLVAIPIYVASNELPEKESMIDLTYHVWSTKTRYIGVGAMVAGGLWALIQMRGSLFTGVIASMEAYRQSKLKSSDQVMRTSRDIPIQWIGLALLFSLVPLVLIYIYIVEQVPLALGMAVMMLIAGFLFSAISAYMAGLVGSSNNPVSGVTIATILFASLLLLGLGMGTSKGPAAALLIGAVVCCAAAIGGDNMQDLKSGYIVGATPWKQQIMQLIGVIAGALVMAPVLTLLLKAYGIGPITVEGQKPLAAPQSELMASVAQGVFAKNLPWNFIIAGIAVAIAVIIADLILAAKKASFRMPVLAVAVGLYLPFELSTSIFLGGLVAAAAGLCFRRRRRNLQSNIELTAADHHRDSGMRRGLLFAAGLITGEALLGILLAIPIVLYKGINPLDFGLSSLSAWPGIILLAIVLYLLYQLSTKHAKE from the coding sequence ATGGCGATGCATCAGCACGATCGGGGTCACCATAAGAATGAACCTTATATCCCTGCATCAGCATCGTTGACTGAGATTACTGTTCGAGCGATTTTGTTGGGCATCAGCTTGAGCATTCTGCTTGGTGCGGCGAATGTATATCTTGGACTCAAGGCAGGTATTACCGTAGCAGCATCGATCCCTGCAGCGGTCGTTTCTATGGCTGTCCTGAAAATGTTCAAGAACTCGAATATTCTTGAAAACAATATTGTTCAGACTGCTGCGTCGGCTGGCGAATCTCTCGCGGCGGGGGTGATTTTTACAATACCGGCACTCGTGATACTTGGCATATGGGATTCATTTCATTATTGGGAGACAACATTGATTGCAGCTTTGGGTGGCGTGATTGGTGTATTTTTTACAGTCCCTCTTCGTCGCTCACTCATTGAACAAAACAAGCTTCAGTACCCGGAAGGCGTGGCAACTGCTGAAGTTTTAAAGGTTGGCGATCAAGGCGCAGGTGCAAAAAGTTTATTGGGCGGAGGAATTATTGGCGCATTATTTAAGCTTGGAGATTCCGGCTTTAGGCTATGGACGGGGATATGGGAGTTTGCAAAACCAGTTCAAGGCAGTGTGTTCTATTTTGGAATTAATCTATCGCCTGCATTAATTGCTGTTGGCTACATTGTCGGGCTCAATATTGCCACACTCGTTTTTATTGGCGGCGCAATCAATTGGCTGGTTGCAATACCTATTTATGTCGCAAGCAATGAATTACCTGAAAAAGAATCCATGATCGACTTGACGTATCACGTATGGTCAACCAAAACACGATATATCGGTGTTGGAGCTATGGTGGCTGGAGGGTTGTGGGCTTTAATTCAGATGAGGGGTAGCTTGTTTACTGGCGTCATCGCGAGCATGGAAGCTTACCGGCAAAGTAAACTTAAAAGTTCCGACCAAGTAATGCGTACAAGCCGTGACATTCCTATCCAATGGATAGGCCTTGCATTACTTTTTTCGTTGGTACCGCTTGTACTCATTTATATTTACATCGTCGAGCAAGTACCATTGGCACTGGGCATGGCGGTCATGATGCTCATTGCTGGTTTCTTATTCTCAGCTATCTCAGCGTATATGGCTGGCCTTGTTGGCTCCTCAAACAATCCTGTTTCAGGTGTAACGATTGCGACCATTTTATTTGCGTCATTATTGCTACTCGGACTGGGCATGGGTACGTCCAAGGGACCTGCTGCAGCGCTTCTGATCGGAGCGGTTGTCTGTTGCGCCGCCGCGATTGGCGGTGATAACATGCAGGATCTCAAATCCGGTTACATCGTTGGAGCCACACCATGGAAACAGCAGATCATGCAGCTAATCGGTGTGATCGCTGGAGCATTAGTCATGGCGCCAGTTTTAACATTGCTTCTCAAAGCCTATGGGATTGGGCCTATCACAGTTGAGGGACAAAAACCTTTAGCCGCACCACAATCCGAACTCATGGCTTCCGTGGCTCAGGGTGTGTTTGCTAAAAATTTGCCTTGGAATTTTATTATTGCTGGCATAGCTGTAGCAATCGCAGTGATCATTGCAGACCTCATTCTTGCAGCCAAAAAAGCATCATTCAGAATGCCTGTCTTGGCCGTTGCGGTCGGTCTATACTTACCATTCGAGTTGAGCACATCTATCTTCCTAGGCGGGTTAGTCGCGGCTGCTGCGGGGCTCTGCTTTAGAAGAAGACGCCGTAATCTACAGAGTAACATTGAACTCACAGCAGCAGACCATCATCGTGACAGCGGTATGCGTCGAGGGCTACTGTTTGCTGCGGGGCTTATCACCGGCGAAGCATTGCTTGGTATCCTATTGGCCATCCCAATTGTGCTATATAAAGGCATAAACCCGCTAGATTTTGGATTATCTTCTCTCTCTGCATGGCCTGGGATTATACTACTCGCAATCGTGCTGTATCTGCTATACCAACTCTCAACTAAGCACGCAAAAGAATAA
- a CDS encoding sugar phosphate isomerase/epimerase family protein, whose protein sequence is MKINQVAAQMYTCRAFLQSPADIAKSLKKIKEIGYAAVQMSGQCQIDDHELCKMIEGEGLICCATHESPDMILKTPEAVVEKLNNLKCKYTAYPWPQDIDFGSEDDVAGLIKGLDAAGKVLADAGQILTYHNHHMECRRLNGQVILERIYDETNPAYLQGEIDSYWLHYGGCENVSWCNKLSGRLPLFHMKDYMITDKNEITFAEIGNGNLSFKDIIPAAEAAGCEWFIIEQDECPVDPFESLKISLDYVAENLCDLPVAMV, encoded by the coding sequence ATGAAAATTAATCAAGTAGCAGCGCAGATGTACACCTGCAGAGCTTTTTTGCAGTCACCAGCGGATATCGCTAAATCACTTAAGAAGATCAAAGAAATAGGCTATGCCGCAGTTCAGATGTCAGGTCAATGCCAAATAGATGATCATGAACTATGTAAAATGATTGAAGGCGAAGGCTTGATCTGTTGTGCAACACATGAATCGCCAGACATGATTTTGAAAACACCTGAAGCTGTTGTTGAAAAGCTCAATAATCTAAAGTGTAAGTATACAGCTTACCCTTGGCCTCAGGATATTGATTTCGGTTCAGAAGACGATGTTGCAGGACTCATCAAAGGTTTGGACGCAGCAGGCAAGGTGCTGGCTGATGCGGGGCAGATTCTAACTTATCATAATCATCATATGGAATGCCGCAGGCTTAATGGCCAAGTGATTCTTGAACGTATATATGACGAAACAAATCCAGCGTATTTGCAAGGCGAAATCGATTCATATTGGCTTCATTACGGTGGATGTGAGAATGTTTCGTGGTGTAATAAGCTTTCAGGCCGACTACCGTTATTCCACATGAAAGATTACATGATCACCGATAAAAACGAGATCACGTTTGCTGAAATTGGTAACGGTAATCTGAGTTTTAAAGATATTATTCCTGCCGCTGAAGCTGCTGGTTGTGAGTGGTTTATTATTGAGCAAGATGAGTGTCCAGTAGATCCATTTGAATCATTGAAAATTAGCTTGGATTACGTGGCGGAAAACTTGTGCGACCTACCGGTTGCAATGGTATAA